The Caballeronia sp. SL2Y3 genomic sequence CCTGCGCAGCATTGCGGATGCCTGCGAGGAAGACGCCGGTGCGCGCGGCATCGCGCTCGAAACGCATCTTGCGGAAGGACCGGCGATCGCGCTCGCCGATCCGGTCCGGTGCGAGCAGATCATCTGGAACCTCGTGTCGAACGCGCTGAAGTTCACCCATGCAGGCGGCCATGTGAAGCTGAATCTGTCGCATGAAGGCCGGATGTTGCGCATCGACGTCGCCGACGACGGGCAGGGGATCGACGCGTCGATGGTCGAGTATGTATTCGACATGTTCCGGCAGGGACCGCGCGACCGCGTTCGCGGCGGTCTGGGCATCGGTCTCGCGCTCGTCAAGCAACTGGTCGAGAAGCATGGCGGCAGGGTCGCGGCGGCATCGGAAGGCCACGGCATGGGCACGACGATGTCGGTATGGCTCCCGGCGGCGGACACCACGCCGCCGGTCAGCGCCATCACGCGAGACAATGCGAGTATCGTCGGGCTGCGCATCCTGCTGGTCGACGACGACGAAGATACCGGCGCATCGCTGACTACGCTGCTCGAACTCGAAGGCGCGGTGGTCGAAGCCGCGACGGACGCAGACACGGCATTGCAGATTCTCGGGGAGAAGCCGATCGACGCAGTCGTGTCGGACATCGACCTGCCTGGCATGAACGGTTACGAGCTGGTGCGCCGGATCCGCGCGAATCCGGGATGGATTGCGCTGCGCTGCGTTGCGCTCAGTGGACACGACCGGCATGAGGACATCCAGGCCGCGCACGAAGCGGGCTACGACGTGCATCTGGCGAAACCGCTGGATTTCTCGCAATTGATGGATGGGTTGGGCGTGTTGACGCGCGATCAGGGAAGCCAGGCTACCGGCTAGGCATCAGCGCGTCGCCTGGACATGCAGCGATCTTCGGCGTGAGTGTGAGGGGGCGCGTGGCAGCATTGAATCGTAGGACACCGGACCGACGTCGCGACGGGTACGAACAAGGGCTGGCGCAAATAATGCGGCCTACATGAGTTGGAGGCCCTATGGATCATCGAGATATTGTTGTCATTGCGGCATCTCGCGGCGGACTTCCGGTCCTCAAGATGCTCGTGGCACAGTTGCCTGCGGACCTGGACGCCACGCTTTGCATCGTGCTGCACATCGGCAGACATCCGAGCGTCCTGCCGGAGCTGCTCTCCCACTGGGGCCCTCATACGGCGACGCATCCGAAGCACAAAGAAGTGCTACAGCGTGGCAGGATTTACGTGGCGCCACCCGACCGTCACATGGTCTTACGCGACGGCATGCTGTGCCTGCTCGACACCGCGACAGAGAACTTCGCACGGCCCGCCGCCGATCCGCTGTTCAGATCGGCAGCCGTCGAATACGGAAGCCGCGTGGTGGGCGTCGTGCTCAGTGGCGACCTGGACGACGGCGCCGCGGGCCTCGCCTCCGTTCGAGCGCGGGGCGGTTACGGCGTGGTTCAGCATCCGGATGACTGCGAGGCCCCGTCGATGCCGCGCAGCGCGATAGCGGCCGGAGGCGCGGATGTCATCGCGAAGCTGGACGACCTCCCGGCGGTCCTTCTTGCGGCCGTCAAGGGGGCAAAGCGGCGGAAGGAGCATTCCATGACTAATCGGCCCGACCTCGACCGCGAGGCACAGATTGCTGAGAGCGGGCTCGTCGAACCGCAGGTGCTCGATGAGATCGGACAGCGTTCGGCGCTCACCTGTCCCAGCTGCAACGGCGCCCTTTGGCGGCGGAACGACGACCGGCCGCTACGCTACCGATGCCATACCGGCCATGCATACTCCGTGCTGTCGCTGGAAGAAGCCACCGCGCAAACCGCCGATAACGCGATCTGGAGCGCGCTGCGCGCAGTGCACGAGCGCCTCATTTTCGCGCGCGAGCGGCAGCAGTGGGCAGAGCGCGCGGGCAGTGACGCGGACGTGGCGGTGGAACAGGCGCGCATCGACGAGAACGAGAAATTGGCGGAACTTTTGCGCGCCGCAGCCGGCGTTCGGGAGCCTTAATGGGCTATAGCGAGCCGCGAACACGACCGTCGTATCATCGATGCACTTGGGCCTGGCGCTGACTCGTGCGCATCATTTTCTTGCTGCGCTCCTGAGATGCGTCAATCTACCGCCATCGGCTGCTGCATAGCGCGCGACTACACGGTTCGCCACGCCATACAGAGGGTGCGCCATGAAACTCGGCAAGTGGATCACGGTTGCGCTCATGCTGTTGATGACGGCATGTGCAAGCCTTCCGCCGCAGGCCGCACGCGAGCCAACACACGCCTTGACCGACACCGCGAGCACGCGGCTCGGCAGCGCCTTCGCGGCGAGCGAGGCCGCGCATCCCGGTGACAACGCGTTCCACCTGCTGTCGGACGGCATGGACGCGCTCATCGCACGCGTGATCCTGAGCGAGACCGCCGATCGCACGCTCGATCTCCAGTACTACATCTGGCACGCGGACCTCACGGGCCGCGAGATGGCCGCGTCCATCCTGCGCGCGGCCGATCGCGGCGTGCGCGTGCGTCTTCTCCTCGACGATCTCGGCACGAACGCCGACGATCAGTTTCTGCTTGCGCTCGCATCGCATCCGAACGTGCAGGTGCGTCTCTTCAATCCCGTGGCGAATCGCACGTTCAAGAGACTCGGCTCGGCAGCGGAGTTCTTTCGCGTGAATCGCCGCATGCATAACAAGGCGCTCATCGCGGACAATCAGGCGGCGATTCTCGGCGGACGCAATATCGGCGACGAGTACTTCGGCGCATCGAGCACGGTCGCGTTCGGCGATCTCGATGTGCTCGTGCATGGTCCCGTCGTGCGCGAAGTGTCGAGTGCGTTCGATCTGTACTGGAATTCGGATGCGGCCTATCCGATCGAAAATCTCATGCGACGTCATGCCGACGCCGACACGCTAGCGGCCTATCGCGAGAAGCTCGATGCTTATCTTTTGTCGGAAGAGCATTCGCCTTATGTGGCGAACGTGCGCGAGCGTCTCGCGACTGTCATTCAACAGCGCGACACCTCGTTCTCATGGGGCAAGGCGACGCTGCTCTACGACGATCCCGCGAAGATCACGCGCGCGCCCGGCGATGCCGAAGGCCATCTGATCTCGCAGTTCAAGGCTCTGAAGCTGCATCCCGAGAAGGACATGCTGATCGTGTCGCCTTATTTCGTGCCGCGCGAAGAGGGCGTGCGCTGGCTTCGGTCGATGACGTCGCGGGGCGTGCGCGTGACCGTCCTCACCAATTCCCTCGCGGCCACGGATGTCGCGGCGGTGCACGCCGGGTATCGACGCTATCGCAAGGAGATGCTCGAAGCGGGCGTGCGGTTGTATGAGCTGAAGCCG encodes the following:
- a CDS encoding phospholipase D family protein; translated protein: MKLGKWITVALMLLMTACASLPPQAAREPTHALTDTASTRLGSAFAASEAAHPGDNAFHLLSDGMDALIARVILSETADRTLDLQYYIWHADLTGREMAASILRAADRGVRVRLLLDDLGTNADDQFLLALASHPNVQVRLFNPVANRTFKRLGSAAEFFRVNRRMHNKALIADNQAAILGGRNIGDEYFGASSTVAFGDLDVLVHGPVVREVSSAFDLYWNSDAAYPIENLMRRHADADTLAAYREKLDAYLLSEEHSPYVANVRERLATVIQQRDTSFSWGKATLLYDDPAKITRAPGDAEGHLISQFKALKLHPEKDMLIVSPYFVPREEGVRWLRSMTSRGVRVTVLTNSLAATDVAAVHAGYRRYRKEMLEAGVRLYELKPVASTDKHESTKKSTFGSSKASLHAKTYVFDRTRIFIGSMNLDPRSIELNTEIGVYCESAAAAEQVADGIGTNIDRIAWRVELQDDGNGGTQMVWIDKDADGKTTLLDSEPGVSALKRAGVWMLGILPIESQL
- a CDS encoding chemotaxis protein CheB, whose protein sequence is MDHRDIVVIAASRGGLPVLKMLVAQLPADLDATLCIVLHIGRHPSVLPELLSHWGPHTATHPKHKEVLQRGRIYVAPPDRHMVLRDGMLCLLDTATENFARPAADPLFRSAAVEYGSRVVGVVLSGDLDDGAAGLASVRARGGYGVVQHPDDCEAPSMPRSAIAAGGADVIAKLDDLPAVLLAAVKGAKRRKEHSMTNRPDLDREAQIAESGLVEPQVLDEIGQRSALTCPSCNGALWRRNDDRPLRYRCHTGHAYSVLSLEEATAQTADNAIWSALRAVHERLIFARERQQWAERAGSDADVAVEQARIDENEKLAELLRAAAGVREP